The Mercenaria mercenaria strain notata chromosome 8, MADL_Memer_1, whole genome shotgun sequence genome has a segment encoding these proteins:
- the LOC123565751 gene encoding b(0,+)-type amino acid transporter 1-like, whose translation MSKISNRHSKKIGEDPNLITIDVAKPKVHIGLFGSVAFCMGSMIGSGIFISPTGALQNTGSIGMSIVIWGFCGVLSLLFGLVYGELGTRLPHSGGDFNYINKGLGPMPAFLVAWTVPLFISTAGMAVLALVFADYLLAFLFQSCTPPVLLTKAIAAAMIVTLGVVNAWSARLGAYTQVFCTVVKVTALFLISIGGVVFLCQGQVEHFKNSFEGSATNLTSYTLAIYSCMFAYGGFSRVGDIAEELINPKRNIPKAVIISVIAVTIIYVTTNISFFALLPKAEFLSSSAVAYDWALKGIRPVAFFIPISVLLSVYGASNGISFGTSRILFSVARAGQYPEVMSFLHVKSSVPVVSVIIIHVISLVMLIPGNIGTLINFLSFLSFILMMLTSISLLKIRYLQRNEKTNNDDFRTPILIPILSGFLCLFLVVTPFVSTPQIEFLYSLAIVVAGVAIYIPFIQFGIKIPGTDALTKLFQLVCNICPPEKIS comes from the exons ATGTCTAAAATAAGCAACAGACATTCAAAAAAGATTGGAGAAGACCCTAACTTAATTACAATAGATGTTGCTAAACCAAAGGTTCATATTGGACTATTTGGATCGGTAGCTTTTTGTATGGGTTCTATGATTGGTTCAGGGATATTTATATCACCGACTGGAGCGCTTCAAAACACTGGATCTATAG gCATGAGCATTGTCATATGGGGATTTTGTGGTGTATTATCTCTCTTGTTTGGTTTGGTGTATGGTGAGCTCGGAACTCGATTGCCGCACTCGGGTGGAGACTTCAACTACATAAATAAAGGGCTTGGACCAATGCCAGCTTTTCTTGTAGCCTGGACTGTACCTTTGTTCATTAGCACGGCAGGAATGGCTGTTTTAGCACTAGTATTCGCAGACTATTTGTTGGCATTTCTTTTTCAGTCGTGTACACCGCCAGTTTTGCTGACAAAAGCTATAGCGGCGGCTATGATTGTAACATTAGGCGTTGTCAATGCGTGGAGCGCAAGACTGGGGGCTTACACGCAGGTGTTTTGCACTGTTGTTAAAGTTACTGCACTTTTTCTTATATCAATAGGAGGAGTTGTGTTTCTTTGTCAGGGACAAGTTGAACACTTCAAGAACAGCTTCGAAGGTTCGGCAACGAATTTGACGTCATATACACTTGCCATATACAGTTGCATGTTTGCATATGGGGGATTTTCTCGTGTAGGAGATATAGCTGAAGAATTAATAAATCCGAAAAGAAACATACCAAAAGCCGTTATAATATCTGTCATAGCGGTCACAATCATCTACGTCACAaccaatatttcattttttgcacTGCTTCCAAAAGCAGAATTTCTTTCGTCAAGTGCCGTAGCTTATGATTGGGCTTTAAAAGGAATTAGGCCAGTAGCGTTTTTTATACCTATCAGTGTTCTATTGTCTGTCTACGGTGCTAGTAATGGCATCAGCTTTGGAACAAGTCGAATACTGTTTTCTGTAGCACGTGCTGGACAGTATCCGGAAGTGATGTCATTTTTACATGTGAAATCATCAGTTCCTGTCGTTTCTGTTATCATTATACATGTGATTAGTTTAGTGATGCTCATTCCAGGAAACATTGGAACACTCATAAATTTTCTCAGCTTTCTCTCGTTTATACTGATGATGCTTACGTCCATTTCTCTCTTGAAGATACGGTATctacaaagaaatgaaaaaacgAATAATGACGATTTTAGAACACCAATTCTGATACCAATCTTATCTggttttctttgcttgtttttggTAGTAACACCATTTGTTTCCACTCCACAAATAGAATTTCTGTACAGCTTGGCCATTGTGGTAGCAGGTGTGGCCATATATATCCCTTTCATTCAATTCGGAATAAAAATTCCTGGAACAGACGCGCTAACAAAATTATTTCAGCTTGTTTGTAATATTTGTCCACCGGAGAAAATTTCATGA